A genomic stretch from Candidatus Aminicenantes bacterium includes:
- a CDS encoding YkgJ family cysteine cluster protein, producing the protein MEACACDKCVSACRDDPGRLVPADLKKIAAFLKISEKELKTAYLVRIPAEGRNSRIHFWAPAKIKASRFLAAPGDIVPDYYGQEKGRCVFLSEEGLCTIHPVKPFECAAYMGCRHTFLGRPYKKTSVEAFFVSRWRK; encoded by the coding sequence ATGGAAGCCTGCGCCTGCGACAAATGCGTCAGCGCCTGCCGCGACGATCCCGGCCGGCTGGTCCCGGCCGACCTGAAGAAGATCGCCGCTTTTTTAAAGATCAGCGAAAAGGAACTCAAGACCGCCTACCTGGTGCGCATCCCGGCCGAGGGCAGGAACAGCCGCATCCATTTTTGGGCCCCGGCCAAGATCAAAGCCAGCCGTTTTCTGGCCGCGCCGGGCGACATCGTCCCCGATTACTACGGGCAGGAAAAGGGGCGCTGCGTGTTCCTTTCGGAAGAAGGCCTCTGCACCATCCACCCGGTCAAGCCGTTCGAATGCGCCGCCTACATGGGCTGCCGGCACACATTTTTAGGTCGTCCTTACAAAAAAACGAGTGTTGAGGCTTTCTTCGTTTCACGCTGGCGAAAATGA
- a CDS encoding methylmalonyl-CoA mutase family protein, protein MKKKEWEERVLKKALAKNSERRKTFKATSFPVQRLYDPGSVAELDYEKDLGYPGAYPFTRGVQPTMYRGKFWTMRQYAGFGSAEESNRRYRYLLEQGQTGLSVAFDLPTQIGLDSDDPLCEGEVGKVGVAIDTLADMEILFAEIPLDQVSVSMTINASAAIVLAMYLAVAEKRGVGFDQLSGTIQNDLLKEYIARGTYIFPPRPSLRIIADIFSFCQGRVPKWNTISISGYHIREAGSTAVQELAFTFADAVEYVKSALASGLKVDEFAPRLSFFFASHNNLLEEVAKFRAARRIWARIMKEQFAAGEKSQMMRFHTQTGGVTLTAQQPMNNVVRVTMQALAAVLGGTQSLHTNSMDEALALPSEDSVRVALRTQQIIANESGVADTVDPLAGSYYVEALTNEIEKGVWKYLDKIAAMGGMLEAIEAGYPQKEIQDSSYAYQKEIDAVEQVIVGVNKFQSEEDLSHLKTLKVSPKSEAEQVERLHLVKKKRNPEAVASALAAVKAAAENGQNLMPPILEAVKVYATLQEIADQMRAVFGEYKEKIVI, encoded by the coding sequence ATGAAAAAAAAGGAATGGGAAGAGCGCGTTTTAAAAAAAGCCCTGGCAAAGAACAGCGAACGCCGCAAAACCTTCAAGGCCACCTCGTTTCCGGTGCAGCGCCTATACGATCCGGGCAGCGTGGCCGAGCTGGATTATGAAAAAGACCTAGGCTATCCCGGCGCCTATCCTTTCACCCGCGGCGTTCAGCCGACCATGTACCGCGGCAAGTTCTGGACCATGCGCCAGTACGCCGGCTTCGGTTCGGCCGAGGAGTCGAACCGCCGCTACCGCTATCTGCTCGAGCAAGGCCAGACCGGCCTGAGCGTGGCCTTCGACCTGCCAACCCAGATCGGCCTGGATTCCGACGACCCCCTGTGCGAGGGCGAGGTGGGCAAGGTCGGCGTGGCCATCGACACGCTGGCCGACATGGAGATCCTGTTCGCCGAAATCCCCCTCGACCAGGTTTCGGTGTCCATGACCATCAACGCCTCGGCGGCGATCGTTTTGGCCATGTACCTGGCCGTGGCCGAAAAAAGGGGGGTCGGCTTCGACCAGCTTTCCGGCACCATCCAGAACGACCTGCTCAAGGAGTACATCGCCCGCGGCACCTATATCTTTCCGCCGCGGCCGTCGCTACGCATCATCGCCGACATCTTCTCCTTCTGCCAGGGGCGGGTCCCCAAGTGGAACACGATCTCGATCAGCGGCTACCACATCCGCGAGGCCGGTTCCACCGCCGTGCAGGAGCTGGCCTTCACCTTCGCCGACGCGGTCGAATACGTCAAGTCGGCCCTGGCTTCCGGGCTGAAGGTCGACGAATTCGCTCCGCGCCTGTCTTTTTTCTTTGCCAGCCACAACAACCTCCTCGAAGAGGTGGCCAAGTTCCGCGCCGCCCGGCGCATCTGGGCGCGGATCATGAAGGAGCAGTTCGCGGCCGGCGAGAAGTCGCAGATGATGCGTTTTCACACCCAGACCGGCGGGGTGACCCTGACCGCGCAGCAGCCGATGAACAACGTGGTGCGCGTGACCATGCAGGCTCTGGCCGCCGTTTTGGGCGGGACGCAGAGCCTGCACACCAATTCCATGGACGAGGCCCTGGCCCTGCCCAGCGAGGACTCGGTGCGCGTGGCCCTGCGCACGCAGCAGATCATCGCAAACGAGAGCGGCGTGGCCGATACCGTCGATCCGTTGGCCGGCTCGTACTACGTGGAGGCGCTGACCAACGAGATAGAAAAAGGGGTTTGGAAATACCTGGACAAGATCGCCGCCATGGGGGGCATGCTGGAGGCCATCGAGGCCGGATACCCGCAGAAGGAGATCCAGGACAGCTCCTACGCCTACCAGAAGGAGATCGACGCGGTCGAGCAGGTGATCGTCGGCGTCAACAAGTTCCAGAGCGAGGAGGACCTGTCGCACCTAAAAACCCTGAAGGTTTCCCCCAAGAGCGAGGCCGAGCAGGTCGAGCGCCTGCACCTGGTGAAGAAGAAAAGGAATCCCGAGGCGGTCGCATCCGCCCTGGCCGCGGTCAAGGCGGCGGCCGAGAACGGGCAGAACCTGATGCCGCCGATCCTGGAGGCGGTCAAGGTCTACGCCACGCTGCAGGAGATCGCCGACCAGATGCGGGCCGTCTTCGGCGAGTACAAGGAAAAGATTGTTATCTGA
- a CDS encoding patatin-like phospholipase family protein gives MKTGIALGGGGAKGLAHIGVIKVLEEHGIFPQLVSGTSIGALIGALYLLRGDIHAVESFALGFENSNLYPYLVPRPSSSGLISEKRIQAFLNDIFGSKRFEDLPLPFFCPASDIRRGGEVMFASGSLQRAVRASISIPVIFKPVRLRRSYLVDGGLINPVPVDVLKRNGCDFTIAVNVITQRPSRPRRRNKTNAREKLLLARLDEFFSHRLLSGRSDEEPNLIESFLATMEIMQQKLIAARLQNDAPDAVIHVDTQDFKLFEFYRPAVIIRRGEQTARRSIREILPRWQQRRAREKNGG, from the coding sequence ATGAAGACCGGCATCGCCCTGGGCGGCGGCGGAGCCAAGGGATTGGCCCATATCGGCGTCATCAAGGTTCTGGAAGAGCATGGCATCTTTCCGCAGCTCGTTTCCGGTACCAGCATCGGTGCCCTGATCGGCGCCCTGTACCTGCTGCGCGGCGACATACATGCCGTCGAATCGTTTGCCCTGGGTTTTGAAAACTCCAACCTGTATCCCTACCTGGTGCCCAGGCCATCCAGCTCAGGCCTGATTTCGGAAAAAAGGATCCAGGCCTTTTTGAACGACATTTTCGGCAGTAAGCGCTTCGAGGACCTGCCGCTCCCTTTCTTTTGCCCGGCCAGCGACATCCGCCGCGGCGGCGAAGTCATGTTCGCCAGCGGCAGCCTGCAGCGGGCGGTGCGGGCCTCCATCTCCATACCGGTGATCTTCAAGCCGGTTCGCCTGCGCCGAAGCTACCTGGTTGACGGCGGCCTGATCAATCCGGTCCCGGTCGACGTGTTGAAGCGGAACGGCTGCGATTTCACCATCGCCGTCAATGTCATCACCCAGCGGCCGTCGCGGCCCCGGCGCCGCAATAAAACCAACGCCAGGGAAAAGCTGCTCCTGGCCCGGCTTGACGAATTCTTCAGCCACAGGCTGCTTTCCGGCCGCTCCGACGAGGAACCCAACCTGATCGAGTCGTTCCTGGCCACCATGGAGATCATGCAGCAGAAACTGATCGCCGCCCGGCTGCAGAACGACGCTCCCGACGCCGTCATCCACGTTGATACCCAGGATTTCAAATTGTTCGAATTCTACCGGCCGGCGGTGATCATCCGCCGCGGCGAACAGACGGCGCGCCGCTCCATCCGGGAAATCCTCCCACGCTGGCAGCAGCGCCGTGCCCGGGAAAAGAACGGAGGCTGA
- a CDS encoding BglII/BstYI family type II restriction endonuclease, protein MKIVEKYSHLNGLEFLLIHKPQLWEEIVGVIKSINAEKLKTKISEEKTMKGKLLYSPIELNQTFKKKLSKLKWLESRISYWVTNDEKLIRKTLTMNPKDQKKEIELAGHNPIFSYNQTDFVKDRVSIEVQFGKYSFVAYDLFVKHLAFFIGDKIDVGIEILPMKTLQSQMSSGVSYFEGELYNVVRQGRGIPAVPLIILGIEP, encoded by the coding sequence ATGAAAATTGTTGAAAAATATTCGCATTTAAATGGATTGGAATTTTTACTTATTCACAAACCTCAATTATGGGAAGAAATTGTTGGAGTCATCAAATCAATTAATGCCGAAAAATTAAAAACAAAAATTTCAGAAGAAAAGACCATGAAAGGAAAATTGTTATATAGTCCTATTGAATTGAACCAGACTTTCAAAAAAAAGCTTTCAAAATTGAAATGGTTAGAAAGCAGGATAAGTTATTGGGTTACAAATGACGAAAAATTAATTAGAAAAACTTTGACCATGAACCCTAAGGATCAAAAAAAGGAAATTGAACTGGCAGGCCATAATCCCATTTTTAGTTATAACCAGACTGATTTTGTTAAGGACAGAGTGTCAATTGAAGTTCAATTTGGAAAATACTCATTCGTAGCCTATGATTTATTCGTGAAACACCTTGCATTTTTTATTGGCGATAAAATTGATGTGGGAATAGAAATATTACCCATGAAAACACTTCAATCACAAATGAGTTCAGGTGTTTCATATTTTGAAGGTGAATTATACAATGTGGTTAGACAGGGTAGAGGCATACCCGCTGTCCCCCTGATTATTTTAGGTATCGAACCATAA
- a CDS encoding YtxH domain-containing protein, whose translation MSENTGGKMFFSFLSGAVIGAGLAFLFAPQSGKETRRQIKDFSEKIGNEVKDNVEKISEKAMDFIEGTKDTFKKKSRV comes from the coding sequence ATGAGTGAAAATACTGGCGGTAAAATGTTCTTCAGCTTCCTGAGCGGGGCCGTGATCGGAGCCGGCCTGGCGTTTCTTTTCGCCCCCCAGTCCGGAAAAGAGACCCGCAGGCAGATCAAGGATTTTTCCGAAAAGATCGGTAACGAAGTCAAGGACAACGTCGAGAAGATCAGCGAAAAAGCGATGGATTTCATCGAGGGCACCAAGGATACGTTCAAGAAAAAATCCCGGGTCTGA
- a CDS encoding dipeptidase, with the protein MKKTAPVRLHDLFIFDAHCDTACVLFDKPISFTRSPAQLDLQKIKKGGLQAQIFALWVDPLLAPHRAMKRALQLLQTMEHKVFAPGYAVKVTTPAEMDAARRKKKLAAWIFLEGGHIIENSPEILDVFFSLGVRGMTLTHSKNTDWADSTTDKPRARGLTALGREIVRQMARMGMAIDVSHASDRTIASVLETTAAPIMASHSNARKLCRIPRNLTDEFIRAIAARKGFIGVNFCPAFVKRRVFDQIEENFATFAREIRERTKGRLDDPEFLSQVEWEYYLRAVAGTDRVTIDEVIDHIVHIAAVGGIDCVGLGSDFDGIPSTPAGLGNAAAYPRLVAALQRRGFREKEIRKICGLNLAGFLALVKLASAGRKYAWRKPAGQ; encoded by the coding sequence ATGAAAAAAACCGCACCTGTTAGGCTGCACGATCTTTTCATTTTCGACGCCCATTGCGACACGGCCTGCGTCCTTTTTGATAAGCCCATATCATTTACCAGGAGCCCGGCCCAGCTTGACCTGCAAAAAATTAAAAAGGGCGGGCTGCAGGCGCAAATTTTCGCCCTGTGGGTCGACCCGCTACTGGCGCCGCACCGGGCCATGAAGAGGGCCTTGCAGCTCCTGCAGACCATGGAGCACAAGGTCTTCGCCCCCGGGTACGCCGTTAAAGTCACGACTCCGGCTGAAATGGACGCGGCGCGCAGAAAAAAAAAGCTGGCCGCCTGGATCTTCCTGGAGGGCGGGCATATCATCGAGAATTCCCCCGAAATCCTCGATGTCTTTTTTTCCCTGGGCGTGCGCGGCATGACCCTGACCCACTCCAAGAACACCGACTGGGCCGATTCCACCACCGACAAGCCCAGGGCCAGGGGTCTGACGGCGCTGGGCCGGGAGATCGTCCGGCAGATGGCGCGCATGGGCATGGCCATCGACGTCTCCCATGCCTCCGACCGGACCATCGCCAGCGTGCTGGAAACCACGGCGGCCCCGATCATGGCCTCGCACTCCAACGCCAGGAAGCTGTGCCGCATCCCGCGCAACCTGACCGATGAGTTCATCCGGGCCATCGCCGCCCGCAAAGGTTTCATCGGGGTCAATTTCTGCCCGGCCTTCGTCAAACGCCGCGTTTTCGACCAGATCGAGGAAAATTTCGCCACCTTCGCCCGGGAGATCAGGGAAAGGACCAAAGGGCGGCTGGACGATCCCGAATTCCTCAGCCAGGTGGAGTGGGAATATTACCTGCGCGCCGTCGCCGGCACCGACCGGGTGACCATCGACGAGGTGATCGACCACATCGTCCATATCGCCGCCGTTGGCGGCATCGATTGCGTCGGGCTGGGCAGCGATTTTGACGGCATCCCCTCCACGCCGGCCGGCCTGGGCAACGCCGCCGCCTATCCCAGGCTGGTGGCAGCACTGCAGCGGCGCGGTTTCCGGGAAAAGGAAATCCGCAAAATCTGCGGATTAAACCTGGCCGGCTTCCTGGCCCTGGTGAAGCTTGCGTCCGCGGGCCGAAAATACGCGTGGCGGAAACCCGCAGGGCAATAG